In one Antennarius striatus isolate MH-2024 chromosome 15, ASM4005453v1, whole genome shotgun sequence genomic region, the following are encoded:
- the LOC137608708 gene encoding mucin-2 isoform X1 has protein sequence MVSKEPNHLLTGQTNSKSTLADKLPGTMTVRSVLLNRDSPDIESRLKRRRNRTHQVRFKDLEDGSSSSGNSGTGDHNSHQRPATDCDSPHPLRKHNSRSPHPWIDRDGPRTGGLPGQTSVVGAVRGDMASTIEVVAAFLARAPPHPLTPGPTRRCWAPPQTNFLTLPMTRRSSTSTSTAIQTSPCLKKPQSFTSTHTRSHSLGDSVGVDGDDEHDSQDEYLTQNQVSLPGHKDQNGPPGPGDRTSVERRTKSSRTDIKSAVSVVKNSRHSCSTSVHHSSDPGHCSSVSCRDGPKRQGSSTPLIVRRRKRLSRTTSDPGKEVQYCTTLTQTERPSSLPQPPDTKRCTTQVQTDSPSTPPNSKYSTTQSQTEHQSQSSPSCDKQCTTETHLQNSCPTLPPNTEQYPIQRQTDFPCHSPTNHQTGSPCASPPLKAESPAPPGATHDPPDTQKTHVPYCASPTPTSAPTQTPEHCLEPPGSSPSPTPSPPQALPIPSSTCAPPAIQNPIPYYTVVSPPTTPSTAVCSIPSLTEPPCQTQNWASPISNSGSVSSPTPTPTQPPSATPIDPTIHPTTAPHVTQQPPHDALNTTAPVNPTATTFATQTTMTCTSISYYSTTHPIGPHTPQQNSASASYATLIQTISHCNIPMQNTSAVTTGMTPYSSPVPQLKSCTSPPSLVKTFVTTLPNAHPCATPTKAVPSYSSTFRAAPPYTPPSQAPYNAQDKRGIRLPPPPPPPPPYTPRKKGSDPPGPAIRTPMLRADSKAGRKDKETEEKKENVKCTDSPKNCQQASSLKHRAQTPPVAMMKAEMQSSSSSPAKACFKSSCLSSAQAQLGVLHKMLCSGAKARPNTPNSQQPLHPNQQGCSGARRCSAPGDHPVAGPLTATQADTLRQVQEILGGLVSGARCKLDPSKVTERLLGPDGPLHDIRSLQNQLHSLEGVLETSQNTIKVLLDVIQDLEKKEAERDGRHSYRTGQDIENCGTCRDCACIIYSVEHDFRLQEGQVVRTWKVGDPPEDAPQPATHHEQDSPLTVPPPPATKKNRKKCFWFL, from the exons ATGGTGAGTAAAGAGCCCAACCACTTGCTCACAGGCCAAACCAACAGCAAGAGCACTTTGGCGGACAAGTTGCCTGGAACAATGACCGTGCGCTCTGTGCTGCTCAATAGAGACTCCCCAGATATAGAAAGCCGCCTCAAGCGGCGCCGCAACCGCACTCACCAAGTCCGTTTCAAAGACCTAGAggatggcagcagcagcagcggcaacAGTGGAACCGGAGACCACAATAGCCATCAGAGGCCTGCCACAGATTGTGACAGTCCACATCCTCTTCGCAAACACAACAGTAGGTCCCCCCATCCGTGGATTGACAGGGATGGGCCACGAACCGGTGGTTTGCCCGGCCAAACCTCTGTTGTAGGGGCTGTTCGTGGGGACATGGCAAGTACTATCGAAGTGGTGGCTGCTTTCTTAGCCAGGGCCCCTCCTCATCCACTGACCCCGGGTCCAACACGCCGATGCTGGGCGCCACCACAGACGAACTTCTTAACATTGCCAATGACACGCAGGTCTAGTACTAGCACCAGCACAGCCATCCAAACCTCTCCATGCCTGAAAAAGCCCCAGTCCTTCACTTCCACGCACACACGTAGTCACAGCCTGGGGGACTCAGTGGGAGTGGATGGGGATGACGAACATGACTCCCAAGATGAGTATCTTACGCAAAACCAAGTGTCATTGCCCGGGCACAAGGATCAAAATGGTCCTCCTGGACCTGGGGATCGAACTTCGGTCGAACGGAGGACTAAATCCTCCAGGACCGACATTAAATCAGCTGTTAGTGTTGTAAAAAACTCAAGGCACAGCTGTTCCACTTCAGTTCATCACAGCTCGGATCCTGGTCATTGTTCTTCTGTATCCTGTCGAGATGGTCCGAAACGCCAGGGAAGTAGCACACCCTTGATAGTCAGGAGGAGAAAGCGACTAAGTAGGACAACAAGTGATCCTGGGAAAGAAGTCCAGTACTGCACCACTCTCACTCAGACTGAACGGCCCAGTTCATTACCACAGCCCCCAGATACCAAACGGTGCACCACTCAAGTTCAGACCGACAGCCCTTCAACACCTCCAAATTCAAAGTATAGCACCACCCAAAGTCAAACAGAGCATCAGAGTCAGTCTTCACCTTCATGTGACAAACAATGCACAACTGAAACTCATCTCCAAAATTCTTGTCCAACCCTACCTCCAAACACTGAGCAATACCCCATCCAAAGACAAACAGACTTTCCCTGTCACTCGCCTACAAATCACCAAACTGGCAGCCCTTGTGCTTCACCACCACTGAAAGCAGAGAGTCCTGCACCCCCAGGCGCAACTCACGACCCCCCAGACACCCAAAAAACTCACGTGCCTTACTGTGCTTCTCCCACACCCACAAGTGCACCAACACAGACCCCTGAACACTGTTTGGAACCACCTGGCTCGTCTCCTAGCCCCACTCCATCTCCACCCCAGGCGCTTCCAATTCCTTCCTCCACTTGTGCACCTCCTGCCATCCAGAACCCTATTCCATATTATACCGTTGTGTCGCCACCGACAACCCCCAGCACTGCTGTCTGTTCTATTCCTTCCTTGACTGAACCACCTTGCCAAACCCAAAACTGGGCCTCCCCCATCTCCAACTCAGGATCTGTGTCTTCTCCCACCCCTACACCCACTCAACCTCCCAGCGCCACTCCCATTGATCCCACCATACATCCAACCACTGCTCCACATGTAACACAACAACCACCACACGATGCACTCAACACCACGGCTCCTGTGAATCCAACAGCAACAACCTTTGCAACTCAGACGACAATGACGTGCACCTCCATATCATATTACTCGACCACACATCCGATTGGTccccacaccccccaacaaAACTCTGCTTCGGCATCGTACGCCACCCTCATACAAACCATTTCTCACTGCAACATCCCAATGCAAAACACGTCTGCTGTCACCACAGGGATGACTCCCTACTCGTCCCCTGTCCCACAACTGAAATCTTGCACTTCTCCACCCTCACTTGTAAAAACATTTGTGACCACTCTTCCAAACGCACACCCTTGTGCAACACCTACTAAAGCTGTTCCTTCCTATTCTTCCACATTTCGAGCAGCTCCCCCATATACTCCCCCCTCTCAGGCCCCTTACAACGCTCAGGATAAGAGGGGCATTCggcttccacctccacctccaccacctccaccttaCACACCACGCAAAAAGGGAAGCGATCCGCCAGGTCCTGCAATCCGAACACCCATGCTCAGGGCAGACAGTAAGGCAGGCAGGAAAGATAAAGAAacagaggagaaaaaggaaaatgtaaaatgtacagACTCTCCCAAGAACTGCCAGCAAGCCAGCTCTTTGAAGCACAGAGCTCAAACTCCACCGGTTGCTATGATGAAGGCAGAGATgcaatcctcctcctcatcacctgccAAGGCCTGTTTTAAATCCAGCTGTCTTAGCTCAGCCCAGGCTCAGCTCGGCGTGCTACACAAAATGCTCTGCTCGGGGGCAAAAGCCAGACCCAACACCCCCAACAGCCAACAACCGCTCCATCCAAACCAGCAGGGTTGCTCAGGAGCCAGGCGCTGCTCTGCTCCAGGGGACCATCCTGTAGCCGGGCCCCTGACTGCCACCCAGGCTGACACCTTGAGACAAGTCCAGGAAATCCTGGGAGGGTTGGTGTCTGGGGCCAGGTGTAAACTGGACCCCTCCAAGGTGACAGAAAGGCTCCTGGGTCCTGATGGACCCCTGCATGACATTCGCAGCCTGCAGAACCAGCTCCACAGCCTTGAAGGAGTCCTGGAGACCAGCCAGAACACCATTAAGGTCTTGCTGGATGTCATTCAAGACCTTGAGAAGAAGGAAGCCGAGAGAGATGG AAGACATTCTTACAGAACCGGACAGGACATCGAGAACTGCGGCACCTGCAGGGACTGCGCCTGCATCATCTACAG CGTGGAGCACGACTTCCGTCTGCAGGAAGGTCAGGTGGTACGCACCTGGAAGGTGGGCGACCCCCCTGAAGACGCCCCTCAGCCCGCCACGCACCACGAGCAAGACTCGCCCCTGACGGTGCCGCCACCCCCCGCCAccaagaaaaacaggaagaaatgtTTCTGGTTCCTCTGA
- the zgc:73226 gene encoding BCL2/adenovirus E1B 19 kDa protein-interacting protein 3 has translation MSQPPADGLHGEGRPAASPGSWVELEGAMAGVSHGDGQAGQEDGAASSLQGELERILLEAQLECERTQDSPPQLGGTPQSSQGPPSETDGDGAPLQDGGGRGGFTDWVWDWSSRPENVPPKEFVFQHPKQQQTLSIRRTHVMKRGIFSSDLLLILGPSLLVSHLFMLGVGIYIGKRLAASTTSTL, from the exons ATGTCTCAGCCTCCGGCGGACGGACTCCACGGTGAGGGACGGCCCGCTGCTTCTCCCG gcTCCTGGGTGGAGCTGGAGGGGGCGATGGCGGGCGTTAGCCACGGCGACGGCCAGGCGGGGCAGGAGGACGGTGCGGCCTCCAGCCTGCAGGGGGAGCTAGAGAGGATCCTCCTGGAGGCGCAGCTGGAGTGTGAGCGGACCCAagacag TCCTCCTCAGTTGGGGGGGACCCCCCAGTCCTCCCAGGGACCCCCCAGCGAGACGGACGGCGACGGCGCCCCCCTGCAG GACGGTGGGGGCCGGGGGGGGTTCACCGACTGGGTCTGGGACTGGTCCAGTCGACCCGAAAACGTCCCGCCAAA AGAGTTTGTGTTCCAGCACCcgaagcagcagcagacactCAGCATCAGGAGGACCCACGTGATGAAGAGGGGCATCTTCTCCTCtgatctcctcctcatcctcggcCCGTCGCTGCTGGTGTCTCACCTGTTCATGCTGGGAGTCGG GATCTACATCGGGAAGCGATTGGCCGCCTCCACCACCAGCACGCTCTGA
- the LOC137608708 gene encoding mucin-2 isoform X2, with protein MVSKEPNHLLTGQTNSKSTLADKLPGTMTVRSVLLNRDSPDIESRLKRRRNRTHQVRFKDLEDGSSSSGNSGTGDHNSHQRPATDCDSPHPLRKHNSRSPHPWIDRDGPRTGGLPGQTSVVGAVRGDMASTIEVVAAFLARAPPHPLTPGPTRRCWAPPQTNFLTLPMTRRSSTSTSTAIQTSPCLKKPQSFTSTHTRSHSLGDSVGVDGDDEHDSQDEYLTQNQVSLPGHKDQNGPPGPGDRTSVERRTKSSRTDIKSAVSVVKNSRHSCSTSVHHSSDPGHCSSVSCRDGPKRQGSSTPLIVRRRKRLSRTTSDPGKEVQYCTTLTQTERPSSLPQPPDTKRCTTQVQTDSPSTPPNSKYSTTQSQTEHQSQSSPSCDKQCTTETHLQNSCPTLPPNTEQYPIQRQTDFPCHSPTNHQTGSPCASPPLKAESPAPPGATHDPPDTQKTHVPYCASPTPTSAPTQTPEHCLEPPGSSPSPTPSPPQALPIPSSTCAPPAIQNPIPYYTVVSPPTTPSTAVCSIPSLTEPPCQTQNWASPISNSGSVSSPTPTPTQPPSATPIDPTIHPTTAPHVTQQPPHDALNTTAPVNPTATTFATQTTMTCTSISYYSTTHPIGPHTPQQNSASASYATLIQTISHCNIPMQNTSAVTTGMTPYSSPVPQLKSCTSPPSLVKTFVTTLPNAHPCATPTKAVPSYSSTFRAAPPYTPPSQAPYNAQDKRGIRLPPPPPPPPPYTPRKKGSDPPGPAIRTPMLRADSKAGRKDKETEEKKENVKCTDSPKNCQQASSLKHRAQTPPVAMMKAEMQSSSSSPAKACFKSSCLSSAQAQLGVLHKMLCSGAKARPNTPNSQQPLHPNQQGCSGARRCSAPGDHPVAGPLTATQADTLRQVQEILGGLVSGARCKLDPSKVTERLLGPDGPLHDIRSLQNQLHSLEGVLETSQNTIKVLLDVIQDLEKKEAERDGHSYRTGQDIENCGTCRDCACIIYSVEHDFRLQEGQVVRTWKVGDPPEDAPQPATHHEQDSPLTVPPPPATKKNRKKCFWFL; from the exons ATGGTGAGTAAAGAGCCCAACCACTTGCTCACAGGCCAAACCAACAGCAAGAGCACTTTGGCGGACAAGTTGCCTGGAACAATGACCGTGCGCTCTGTGCTGCTCAATAGAGACTCCCCAGATATAGAAAGCCGCCTCAAGCGGCGCCGCAACCGCACTCACCAAGTCCGTTTCAAAGACCTAGAggatggcagcagcagcagcggcaacAGTGGAACCGGAGACCACAATAGCCATCAGAGGCCTGCCACAGATTGTGACAGTCCACATCCTCTTCGCAAACACAACAGTAGGTCCCCCCATCCGTGGATTGACAGGGATGGGCCACGAACCGGTGGTTTGCCCGGCCAAACCTCTGTTGTAGGGGCTGTTCGTGGGGACATGGCAAGTACTATCGAAGTGGTGGCTGCTTTCTTAGCCAGGGCCCCTCCTCATCCACTGACCCCGGGTCCAACACGCCGATGCTGGGCGCCACCACAGACGAACTTCTTAACATTGCCAATGACACGCAGGTCTAGTACTAGCACCAGCACAGCCATCCAAACCTCTCCATGCCTGAAAAAGCCCCAGTCCTTCACTTCCACGCACACACGTAGTCACAGCCTGGGGGACTCAGTGGGAGTGGATGGGGATGACGAACATGACTCCCAAGATGAGTATCTTACGCAAAACCAAGTGTCATTGCCCGGGCACAAGGATCAAAATGGTCCTCCTGGACCTGGGGATCGAACTTCGGTCGAACGGAGGACTAAATCCTCCAGGACCGACATTAAATCAGCTGTTAGTGTTGTAAAAAACTCAAGGCACAGCTGTTCCACTTCAGTTCATCACAGCTCGGATCCTGGTCATTGTTCTTCTGTATCCTGTCGAGATGGTCCGAAACGCCAGGGAAGTAGCACACCCTTGATAGTCAGGAGGAGAAAGCGACTAAGTAGGACAACAAGTGATCCTGGGAAAGAAGTCCAGTACTGCACCACTCTCACTCAGACTGAACGGCCCAGTTCATTACCACAGCCCCCAGATACCAAACGGTGCACCACTCAAGTTCAGACCGACAGCCCTTCAACACCTCCAAATTCAAAGTATAGCACCACCCAAAGTCAAACAGAGCATCAGAGTCAGTCTTCACCTTCATGTGACAAACAATGCACAACTGAAACTCATCTCCAAAATTCTTGTCCAACCCTACCTCCAAACACTGAGCAATACCCCATCCAAAGACAAACAGACTTTCCCTGTCACTCGCCTACAAATCACCAAACTGGCAGCCCTTGTGCTTCACCACCACTGAAAGCAGAGAGTCCTGCACCCCCAGGCGCAACTCACGACCCCCCAGACACCCAAAAAACTCACGTGCCTTACTGTGCTTCTCCCACACCCACAAGTGCACCAACACAGACCCCTGAACACTGTTTGGAACCACCTGGCTCGTCTCCTAGCCCCACTCCATCTCCACCCCAGGCGCTTCCAATTCCTTCCTCCACTTGTGCACCTCCTGCCATCCAGAACCCTATTCCATATTATACCGTTGTGTCGCCACCGACAACCCCCAGCACTGCTGTCTGTTCTATTCCTTCCTTGACTGAACCACCTTGCCAAACCCAAAACTGGGCCTCCCCCATCTCCAACTCAGGATCTGTGTCTTCTCCCACCCCTACACCCACTCAACCTCCCAGCGCCACTCCCATTGATCCCACCATACATCCAACCACTGCTCCACATGTAACACAACAACCACCACACGATGCACTCAACACCACGGCTCCTGTGAATCCAACAGCAACAACCTTTGCAACTCAGACGACAATGACGTGCACCTCCATATCATATTACTCGACCACACATCCGATTGGTccccacaccccccaacaaAACTCTGCTTCGGCATCGTACGCCACCCTCATACAAACCATTTCTCACTGCAACATCCCAATGCAAAACACGTCTGCTGTCACCACAGGGATGACTCCCTACTCGTCCCCTGTCCCACAACTGAAATCTTGCACTTCTCCACCCTCACTTGTAAAAACATTTGTGACCACTCTTCCAAACGCACACCCTTGTGCAACACCTACTAAAGCTGTTCCTTCCTATTCTTCCACATTTCGAGCAGCTCCCCCATATACTCCCCCCTCTCAGGCCCCTTACAACGCTCAGGATAAGAGGGGCATTCggcttccacctccacctccaccacctccaccttaCACACCACGCAAAAAGGGAAGCGATCCGCCAGGTCCTGCAATCCGAACACCCATGCTCAGGGCAGACAGTAAGGCAGGCAGGAAAGATAAAGAAacagaggagaaaaaggaaaatgtaaaatgtacagACTCTCCCAAGAACTGCCAGCAAGCCAGCTCTTTGAAGCACAGAGCTCAAACTCCACCGGTTGCTATGATGAAGGCAGAGATgcaatcctcctcctcatcacctgccAAGGCCTGTTTTAAATCCAGCTGTCTTAGCTCAGCCCAGGCTCAGCTCGGCGTGCTACACAAAATGCTCTGCTCGGGGGCAAAAGCCAGACCCAACACCCCCAACAGCCAACAACCGCTCCATCCAAACCAGCAGGGTTGCTCAGGAGCCAGGCGCTGCTCTGCTCCAGGGGACCATCCTGTAGCCGGGCCCCTGACTGCCACCCAGGCTGACACCTTGAGACAAGTCCAGGAAATCCTGGGAGGGTTGGTGTCTGGGGCCAGGTGTAAACTGGACCCCTCCAAGGTGACAGAAAGGCTCCTGGGTCCTGATGGACCCCTGCATGACATTCGCAGCCTGCAGAACCAGCTCCACAGCCTTGAAGGAGTCCTGGAGACCAGCCAGAACACCATTAAGGTCTTGCTGGATGTCATTCAAGACCTTGAGAAGAAGGAAGCCGAGAGAGATGG ACATTCTTACAGAACCGGACAGGACATCGAGAACTGCGGCACCTGCAGGGACTGCGCCTGCATCATCTACAG CGTGGAGCACGACTTCCGTCTGCAGGAAGGTCAGGTGGTACGCACCTGGAAGGTGGGCGACCCCCCTGAAGACGCCCCTCAGCCCGCCACGCACCACGAGCAAGACTCGCCCCTGACGGTGCCGCCACCCCCCGCCAccaagaaaaacaggaagaaatgtTTCTGGTTCCTCTGA